The genomic region gcggcagccgccgccgccgcctgccGGGGCATGTCGTGGACGCCGGCCGAGACGAACGCGCTCATCGCAGTGTGGGGCAACGAGCGGCTGGTGGAGGCGCGGTACCAGCAGCTGGAGGGAGCCGGCACGGTGTTCGGCAGCAAGGCCCCCGGGCCAGCCATGTACGAGCGCGTGTCCCGGGCCCTGGCCGAGCTGGGCTACGAGCGGACCCCGTCCCAGTGCCGGGAGCGCATCAAGGTAACCGGCCGCCCGGCCTGGGGCAGCGaaccagaggcagagagaaggcgGGGAAGCGGGCCTCGGGGGCGGGGGCCGGTCTGAGCGCAGGGCTCCCCTCCGGGGCCCGGTGGGCGATTCGCATCTCCTccgcctttttcttctctccctgggAAGGGGGCTTTTTTCCAGATGGCCGCCAGCCCGTAGGTTTCCTGAGTTTGAAGTTGGGCGTGCCTGCCGCCGCTCCTCTTTCTTGCCAATTGAGGATGTTCTCGCGCTCTGAAGTTGGTAGTTGCTCATTGTGCGGCGGGCGGCGGTCCCCGTGCTGCCCGCGCCTCTCGCCCCCACCGCCGGGGCCCCTCGCTTTGTTCCAGGCCGGGGGCTCCTAGGCAGAGGCTTACCGGCCGGGGCGGGACGGAGCATGGGTAGAAGAGCGGGGCCGCTGAGCCCCCAGTTTAGGAAGTTTCAAGTGAGTGGCAGGGGCAGAGCCGTACGAAGGGCGCCTTCGGACGATGGCCTTTGTGTCCGTCGTCTTGCTTCCGACTTGAGCTTGCTTCTAACTCGAAGGGCGACCAAGTCTTGAGATGCTTTGGAGAATTGAAAAGGCTCGGTTGTAGCCAGATAGTGTATTGCTTTCGTGGAGTTAGGAGCACACAGTTAGCCTGGCTGGTAGTTGGTCTGGAATTTGGAGTGTGATGCCTGCAGAGTTAGGTTGGTTTGAGGCCCTGCTATGTTTCTGACTAAACTCCTTCTTGAAAGCCAGTTTTCCCCTGCTTTAGCTGTTGTGCCGGCTGCGGTGACAAGTAAAGCTCTCACTGTGCATCTGGCCATCCTTGTGTACCTGAATGTTTAAATACAGAGGCTTAATTTGGGCTAGAAATTTCACCTCCAACCGGGTTATCGTTTGGCTCTTCCTACTGACTTTTAATCTAGGGATTCAGATTTGTAGTCTTGGCAGATACGGAGTTGTTTTTTAGGTAAGCTGGTTTCCTCTTCACAGTGTCTGCTAAAAGATTCTGGTAGGATTCTTTCTCCCAGTTTTCACGGAACTCCTTCTTGTTCAGAGTTATAGTATCTGTGTGCTTCTTTTCTGGCAGGGATGACACTTTTTTGGGAACTCCTTGGGGGGTAGAAACCCAGTGAGAACTGTCATACTCACACTAGAGAAGGAGATTGCTCCAAAGTTCCAGAGATCTTGGCTCAAGTAGTGTTCATCTGAGGACATTGTTGCTTAGAAAATTTGGTCCAGAAACCAAGATATTTCAAACCTATTTACTATTGTTCAGGGAATTTGACACCCATTTCTCAGTTACAAAATTAAATTGGTTTACCTGATAACATGTACCTCTGGGTTCCGTCTCCCCCCCGCCCGCCTTTTTTGAACAAGGATGTCATGAAAGTGATAGTTTATAGGTAGGATTAAAGTAGTAGCTAATAGTAGCCACTGTTCTCTGAATCTCATTTGTTGTTCTGTTCAAGGTTAAATTTGGGGGAGAGTTTTTGCATTGTACTGTTTAGCATCTATCCATGAACTTTTCTTGAGTTTAGAAGTGCACTTTAGGTATTTGTAAttgttttagctttattgattttTGTCCATAGAAATTTCCCAATCAAAAGGAAAAAGTGTCTTATCCAAAACTCACTGCTTATAAATCTCACTGATTATAAAATTGTTTCTCAAATAACCAGGAAATCTTTAGTTGGGTTGCATCTTTGTCCGGTTATGAGAAACATAACCTAAAGCAGGAAAGGAGGTTGAGTGTctctgaagaatttttaaaagaggatCGTCTTATCTGGCTCCAAACAGATAAGATCAAATTGACCTCAGCTCTTAGACTATTTTGAGACTATATAGATGTTGGTGATGGGTTCTCTGATCCACAGCAGCAGTTGGCAAGGAGGGTAgataactgttttttgttttcttttttaagtgctCTACTCCTTAAGTCTGATTTCAACCAAGGAACCAGACGTCTTCATTAACAATGTAGGTCTTTCCTGCCGGAATTATAAGCTCCGTAAGGACAAGTTCTGGTCTCTCTTATTCACAACAGTatttccagtgcctagcacatagtaggcactggGTACATATTTGTTAAGTTCACCAAATAAACGAAGTCTAGAAGGAGAATTTTGGAAACTATAGAAATCTAGAGCAGTGTTACTCAAACTTTAACCCCAAAACATAGACTTTGAAACCCAATTTGAAAAAACTGCATTAAAAACTAAGCTCTGTCCTCTAGGAGGCTTAATATGAATGTAATCTTAAGCATAGAAGGACACGTAGTCACTGAAATCATAGCTTTACACAATTATGAGGTGGATGTCCAAGTACTCCAgattatatttatgaaaataaaaacacaaccttAGAAAATTCTCAGAGAATCCCAAACCCCTGAAACAAATCTTTCGATCCTAGTTTCAGAAATGCCAATTTAGAACAAGTAATTCAGAAATCTCTTTCACTTTATCGTGTTAATGAGGACtgcaaaaagaaattaagtaatcCTTTTTGCCTTAGAATTTGCATAATAGAAACAAAGTAGTGCAGTAAGATATGGACCTGGAAAAACATCTTGTATAGGCTAATGTAGCTCACTTAAGTGTGAACTCATGTCAGAGGTTCCCAGGGAAGGAACAACATGTGCGTCAATTACATTTCTGgtcaaatgtatttaaatatctatcaaaattcaaTTATGAAGACCCAGTAAATAATTTCTTCTAAATTTGAAAGGAAGCATGATACATAGTAACTTCAGTTTTTCCCTGAAACTTTCccttaatcatagtttcaatatATTGATGTAGCGGCCTTCACCTCATCATATGAAGGCAACAGCAAGCTAAGTCCTATCCCAGCCTCTTCGCAGACCACCTTCCTGAGTAACCTTAAAGCACGTCACTTCCCTTCTCTGGACTGCCTCAGTCCTCTTATCTATACAGTGAAAgtattaaagttttaaatattgaaattgaATTAATGACTCTTGGATTTTGCTACCAAAGTACTATTTTTAAATACTCTCCAAGCGAATATGTATATTTCCAAGCATACAGAATTTTAAGTTAAAGTCAGATATAgacattttttttattgctgcaaAGACTTTCATTTTGAAGTCTGACATGTCCTGTTATTGGTATTTGTTCAGCCATTTGGATAAAATGGATGTGTTTGAGACTGCCTTGCTACACATGTTATTGTTTGGTTCTGAagttttgttgctttttgtttgtttgccagaAGAAAATTAGTCTGCTAGCAATTTCAGCCTAATTTTGGAGTCAGATAAACAAATAGgtggttttctgttcttttctgtaGACCTTGTCTTCATATCTCCATTTGCCAAATACTTGAGTGTTTACTGTCTGCTAGGTGTTAGGACGAAGAAAAGAACTGTAATATACAGTCCCAGAGCTTAACAGTGCAGTTGAAGTCTGTAAACACACATCCAAAGTTACAAAGCTGTACAAGACAACACAGGGGATAGTATGCAGTGCAGTACTTGATTGAGTGCCGAATGACAAAAGCAGACAATAAGTGTGATAACTGCAAAGGAGGGAGAGATCTCAGCACAGTCCATACTGTAGTAGTTGAAAGACCTATCTAGACTTGGAATTCATGAAAGCATTCACTTCTGAGCCAGATGCTGTATTCACACTTCAGTCAGTTAATCTGATGCACTGCAAAACCCATTCTCAAGTCCCATATTTTTGGGTGTTCTCCAAAAATTTGCCTCTTGAGGGTTGGCTTTATGTCTTTGAAACAGATGTGTACTTTTAGCTCTCCCTCAGGATGAAACGCAAGGTGACTGTATGACCTAAAAAACTTGTCTTTGCTGGATCAATGCTGGTTGCTCATCAGGTAAATTTAAAAGTGGTAGGGAGTCTTCTGCCTAGCAAACAAGATGATTAATCttttagggactttgcttagatCTATTCATCATAATTCATCATATCTTTGGAACAAATATTGTACTTTAGCAGACAAATCACAGTATAGTATATGTGGTCTTCATTTTAGCTATCAAGACTTGTCATTATTTGTCTGTGAGAACCAATAGGGCAAAGATAACTTGGAGCCCAAAGATACCATTGTCCCTGTTTAAGCATTTTAAGACTCTGTGGATCTCTGAGGACTCTTCTCTGGTGTTTGCAGACAAGACTTTCCTTCTGCATTATCGTTGAAAGATTTTCCAGAAATACGGTATACCACTCAAAGAGTTCGTAAGATTTAGTGAGATTTGTCTCCttgtatttctgttgttctaaagCCATTGCCACCCGAAAGCTTGTGTGTTCCAGTGTTTTTGTCTGCTTGTGAATCTGACAAAGGCTTGATATGTATCCTAAAAGACTAGACCATCCTAGACTCCTAGCCATACATTTATATTCAGGCTTTCAGTTTTGGAGGTAAGGGATCTAGTAAGCACATGTTAAAACTGTGCATGAACAGGCAGGCATCTGAGTTTATTTCCTGGCGTTTTGGGAAGTCTACtgaagagtggagtgaaatattctGGATCCTTCATTAAGAggatatataaaaggaaaaaaaattagaaaacccaTAGTACAAAACAGTGTAGTTCAATAAAACTTTctgtaatgatggaaatgttctgtatctgctgCAGTTCGGTGTgatagccaccagccacatgtggctgttgagcttttggaatgtggctagtgtgcttgaggaactgaatttttaattatatttcattttaattgattaaattttaaattataaataactaCATGTGGCTGCTAGTGGCTACCGTATTGAACAATGTAGATAAAAAGTTATTATTCAGAATATTAAAGAAGTCTTTATGTTATGAAAGGATTCTCTTGGCTACACACTCAAACCTCCAAAAGGAGCTCAAAGTTTCTTCTTCTTGCCCTCCCTGTCTCTTTACCCCTGAGTAGGAGGAACCTCGATAGAAGTCAAGAGATATGGTCCACCATCATAGGAAGAGGAACTTTTTCTGTAAGGAATAAAGTATTATAACCTCAGTTGGCTGGGGCAAACCATGTCATATTCTTGGTTCTCTAGGAcagtgctgtccagtagaacCTTATGTGGTGATTTGAGTGTTCCGTATCTACACTCTCCAGCAGCCACTGTGCAGTAGCCACTCGCCACAGGTGGtgattgaacacttgaaatgtgactgtgAAACCAAATTTTTAAtctcaattttaattaatttaaatttaaatagccatatgtggctagctAGTGCCAATTATATTGGCCAGAACAGCTTTGGAATAATGGTGTTCAAACTTTTTTGCTTATGTACTCCCCAAAGAGTTTTGAAATCCGTGCACTCTTGAACATTTTAAAGctgacattaaaattttttcatcataTGTTTGAAAGTTTATGGGAAATTAACAGGATATAGGACATATTAAATCTAgtataagatgaataagatgaGAATTGGCTgtaaaatttattgaataatgtACTCTGAATCTGAAAGATTCACCCCAATTCTTATCTATAGGTTTTATCAAATGTACCTTGAAAATGTTGATGATCAGACAGTATtccacttacatttaaaataaacaatatcaCTAACCTATATTCCTTTGGCTATTCTAAATTCAGCAGCCAAGCTTCATGCCTAAAAAATACATGCAAGACTGAGAATGACAGGAGTCCCTAAGGTTTAAGGTGCCTTGATCAGTCATTAAAAAAGGCATATAGGTACCACAATTAAAGACCACTGCTTTAGaactttgagcatcttttcgatATCCTTCTTGGCAGATGTAGAGGGCCTGGGCCCTTGAATTCCACTGCCCATAGGAAACAGGAGAGAGGGGTAGAGCTTAACTCTTGGCTGAAGTCTGAGCACCTGGGGGAGGATTTGGAAATCTTACCCATTCCCTATCATCAGGCTCATCTGACAGATTCATCACAGGGTTTCTTTAAATACTAAGGTCTGAAATaaggacttcattttttttttattattcaccAGCAGGTACTCGAGTGCCTCCTGTGGGAGGCCCTGGACATACAGCAGTGTACCATTTACTGCCAAGGCGTCCGCCTTCCAGGGCAGGAGTCAGGCTGCTAAAGCGCCAGTACTGTGACCACGGCCCGGGTGTTGTGTGGGCATTAGGCTCATGGTGCTGCAGGCACACACAGGAAGGGCATGTCAATTTAGGCTTTCAGGAAGTGGATCGCGAAGGTGAGGGGGGACTAAATTGGGCAGAAGGGAATAGAGATGGATCACTAGTTGGGGTAAAAGCCCAGAGGCAGCATGGCCTAGAATGGTGCAAACTGCAGATAcagtaaaatctattttgtccAAGAATCCAAAGTTGGAAGCATCCAAATAACGCAGTTCcaaaaattttaagtgttcagCTATTTAAAAAGTCATGCCTTTCAGTTGAAGAACAGTTTGCCATAGCTCATGAAGGTATGCTGTAGACGCCATGAATGACTGTTTGGTGGTGTCATCAAGGACCTTGTCAAAGGGTGGAGCCGATAGTTTTGGGATAACCGCGGACATACCAATTCTAGAAATTTATGTTTTGATAAATAACTTTTTTATAGTTTGAATTGCAGTTATGCAAATATCCATTATCTATCTCATTCCTTAATTTATATactagaaagaaaaagcaaagcaatGCATCTTTTTGAACATACAacaagaagaaatatattttactgtgGCCTAGTACTCACGtaacatacatatatgtgcataaatatatacatgtatatgtataactgaaacaaatttcacaaaataataatgcttatgtagcatttactatgtgtcatCCACTGTTCTTGGTGCTTTACAAATACTAACTTATTTAACCCATATAATGACACTGTACTTAACTGTGCAGTACACTCTGGTATGTTCCACCCTATTTGAACGCAGATCTTCTAGCCCCAGCGCCCCTTGAGTAACCTGAGTCTGCAGCACGTGCAGGCACCTGGCAGGGCCTctttctccagcccctccccacaccctcctcctcctccccgccaGTGCTTTTCAGCATTGCCTCCCCTGGCACCCCGGCCCCTCTGGTACGTCATCTTTTCTCCACCCCAGCCGCACTCTCAGTGTCTCCGGAAGGTCCCTCACCTAAAACAGGTGCAAAGAAGACCTGGGAGGATGGGGGCGACCGCACCCACTGGTATTGGGCAGCGGGCTTACTCCTTGGGGACTGGCAGCACAGGGTCACGTTGGTCCCCACGTGGGGCACGCCCCGGAGGCGGCAGGACGGAGGAGCTGGAggaactgggggaggggagacaggtTAAACACTCACATCCGGGGGCCAGCggctccccctcccccgctcccacACACCGACCCCCTATCACTCTgtttgcccctcccccaaccttcaCACTCAGTCGTTGGGGGGAGAGACCTGCCCGACCTCCCATGGGTGCCTCTCACTTACCCAGCACATTGAGTTCTAAA from Eubalaena glacialis isolate mEubGla1 chromosome 10, mEubGla1.1.hap2.+ XY, whole genome shotgun sequence harbors:
- the LOC133099147 gene encoding endothelial cell-selective adhesion molecule-like, coding for MPSRNVSLRLQGLQEKDSGPYLCSVNLQDSQGTVRGHGSKTLELNVLVPPAPPSCRLRGVPHVGTNVTLCCQSPRSKPAAQYQWVRSPPSSQVFFAPVLGEGPSGDTESAAGVEKR